In Oryza sativa Japonica Group chromosome 2, ASM3414082v1, the following are encoded in one genomic region:
- the LOC9271519 gene encoding ethylene-responsive transcription factor-like protein At4g13040, producing MVSLRRRRLLGLCSGKDSLPVDFPKPSDNENSVEVAHPNIKPFSVHPLPLTKNSDVLLESSNGSDSLKEEKNHYYPGKEIKRRKRHRRKQYVDQEPCIMRGVYFKNMKWQAAIKVDKKQIHLGTVGTQEEAARLYDRAAFMCGREPNFELSEEEKKELQNYTWKDFLDMTRDTITSKKQRKVGLIRRNKTDSLVGQSDGDTEMINGGGSSHSEDGDAETSAS from the exons ATGGTTAGCTTGAGGAGGCGCCGGCTTTTGGGGCTTTGTTCTG GGAAAGATTCGTTACCGGTTGATTTTCCAAAGCCTAGTGACAATGAAAATTCTGTGGAAGTTGCACACCCTAACATAAAGCCATTCAGTGTGCACCCGCTGCCCCTG ACTAAAAATTCTGATGTACTTCTGGAATCTTCAAATGGGTCTGATTCTTTAAAGGAAGAGAAAAACCATTACTATCCAG GCAAGGAAATCAAGCGCAGAAAACGACATAGAAGAAAGCAGTATGTGGACCAAGAACCATGCATAATGAGAGGGGTCTACTTCAAAAACATGAAATGGCAAGCTGCTATAAAAGTTGACAAGAAACAAATCCACTTAGGTACTGTCGGGACACAGGAGGAAGCAGCCCGACTATATGATAG GGCTGCTTTTATGTGTGGAAGGGAGCCAAACTTTGAACTTtctgaggaagagaagaaagaactaCAGAATTACACCTGGAAGGACTTCTTGGATATGACTCGAGACACCATAACCAGCAAAA AACAAAGGAAAGTTGGATTAATAAGGCGCAATAAGACGGACTCGCTGGTAGGACAGAGTGATGGTGATACTGAGATGATCAATGGTGGCGGCTCATCGCACTCGGAAGATGGAGATGCTGAGACCTCAGCATCTTAA
- the LOC136355254 gene encoding uncharacterized protein — MSGGERERRGEVVSATQWGSGGDAGVWHDAAKPLMAVARSGGGRSSGGGRLEDHRRECDPVEKATFAAYYLQGASAAWWETYKTLIPPDEPNNWTVFWEGFISAHIPPGLMEIKKKEFLNLKQGNMTFMEFMERFNYLGRYVAADMNTEAKKVELCRDRLAPELNHAITAHEITSMKSLVEKALRVESSEKEVVEDRKRKWAAKKFASGSSSTRPRLAPSPVVRPMAPQPPRQMYVPPRPQTQIVRQVPRTVQAAGDASRNDNVACYNCGKKGHYSPNCPYPKTGKSGPHTQGAPQRRNVADEFAEHLPTWKVLG; from the exons ATGAGTGGTGGGGAGAGGGAGCGCCGTGGGGAGGTGGTTTCGGCGACACAATGGGGAAGCGGAGGGGATGCCGGGGTATggcacgacgcggcgaagccgctgATGGCGGTcgcgcggagcggcggcggcaggagcagcggtggcggccggctgGAGGATCACCGGCGAGAG TGTGATCCTGTAGAGAAGGCTACATTCGCTGCATACTACCTGCAAGGAGCATCAGCTGCTTGGTGGGAGACATACAAGACTCTCATTCCTCCTGATGAGCCTAACAATTGGACTGTTTTCTGGGAAGGATTCATATCTGCTCACATCCCTCCTGGTCTCATGGAGATCAAAAAGAAAGAGTTTCTTAACTTGAAGCAAGGAAACATGACCTTCATGGAGTTCATGGAACGCTTCAACTATCTGGGTAGATATGTCGCTGCTGACATGAACACTGAAGCAAAGAAGGTTGAGCTATGCAGAGATCGTCTTGCACCTGAACTCAACCATGCTATTACTGCTCATGAAATCACTAGCATGAAGTCACTGGTTGAAAAAGCCCTTCGTGTCGAATCAAGTGAGAAGGAAGTCGTTGAAGATCGTAAGCGCAAGTGGGCTGCAAAGAAATTTGCAAGTGGCAGCAGCTCCACTCGGCCTCGTCTTGCTCCATCTCCTGTGGTTCGTCCCATGGCGCCTCAGCCACCACGGCAGATGTATGTGCCTCCACGTCCACAAACTCAGATAGTCCGTCAAGTTCCTCGCACAGTTCAAGCTGCGGGAGATGCATCTCGTAATGATAATGTCGCATGTTATAATTGCGGCAAGAAGGGGCATTATTCTCCTAACTGTCCTTACCCGAAGACTGGAAAATCTGGACCGCATACACAGGGAGCACCACAAAGGAGAAATGTGGCGGATGAGTTCGCTGAACATCTGCCAACTTGGAAGGTGCTTGGTTAG